A window from Argopecten irradians isolate NY chromosome 3, Ai_NY, whole genome shotgun sequence encodes these proteins:
- the LOC138320022 gene encoding uncharacterized protein — MLEVDSYRRSFHHTGYDPRVPISEMPDLGGLHEPYPYHALSAVNKPEKQAPLIHWSPPHATAVSPTPENGAKSDEDVDEDDDDCRPFTPPPPRERLSYTRYQLEMLNGIYIRVRYPNSTQKLLIAKRVGITREQVKIWFQNRRRKDVVGKKKDGSESDCSKSDHSDTRSDNGDSRSDQGESKGDNCDSDSGVSEENGVLMVPDVVMKSVIAELHKFEKEPVKSKKLKKKMKASRKKTKKVVNTQQFQSMLLGSGYDMISPPNQVIAPAPPKVSGATKFNHSKDMSAFNAPKEGVRPLSYMEGYGNPLATSLLSSVPMRDLPAGHSGVNASLGCDMPVLSDLLNYTKATGGETPSSRPQEHLHRVSEPSMMHHHSNQTSPNSCYYPNVRNGQPSMPMSSAVLSRVYPFPFIAEHPMLYSSLRHNMEPCRPQPQYPGGHNYNEDYSLFQPYNITSLANPYYSQSSPWSQHNSSAESNGPFQQL; from the exons ATGCTGGAAGTGGACAGTTACCGCAGATCATTCCATCACACAG gATATGACCCACGGGTTCCCATCTCAGAGATGCCCGACCTCGGGGGCCTCCATGAGCCCTACCCTTATCACGCCCTCTCTGCCGTCAACAAACCCGAGAAACAGGCCCCTCTGATCCATTGGTCACCTCCCCATGCCACAGCGGTATCCCCAACACCAGAGAATGGCGCCAAGTCGGACGAAGATGTCGATGAGGACGATGACG ACTGCCGACCTTTCACCCCACCGCCACCACGTGAACGACTGAGTTACACTCGCTACCAGCTGGAAATGCTGAACGGTATCTACATCCGAGTCCGCTACCCTAACAGTACCCAGAAACTCCTGATCGCCAAAAGGGTCGGCATCACAAGGGAACAAGTTAAG ATTTGGTTTCAAAACAGACGAAGGAAAGATGTTGTCGGTAAAAAGAAAGATGGATCCGAGTCAGACTGCAGTAAGAGCGATCACAGCGATACCAGAAGTGACAACGGCGACAGTAGGAGTGACCAAGGAGAAAGTAAGGGCGACAATTGCGACAGCGATTCTGGTGTGAGCGAGGAGAACGGAGTCCTTATGGTACCGGACGTGGTGATGAAAAGTGTTATTGCAGAATTACACAAGTTCGAGAAGGAGCCAGTTAAGTCGAAAAAgctgaaaaagaaaatgaaagctTCTAGAAAGAAAACGAAAAAAGTAGTCAACACTCAGCAGTTTCAGAGCATGTTGTTGGGTAGTGGATATGATATGATCTCACCACCCAACCAAGTCATAGCACCTGCTCCTCCTAAAGTGTCAGGCGCAACCAAGTTCAATCATTCCAAAGACATGTCCGCTTTTAATGCTCCGAAGGAAGGGGTGCGTCCACTTAGTTATATGGAAGGCTACGGCAATCCACTGGCCACCTCACTGCTATCGTCAGTGCCGATGCGGGATCTGCCCGCGGGACACTCCGGTGTAAATGCTTCATTAGGATGTGATATGCCTGTGCTTTCTGACCTTTTGAACTACACTAAGGCTACTGGTGGCGAAACACCAAGTTCTCGTCCGCAGGAACATTTACATCGAGTCAGTGAACCATCCATGATGCATCACCATAGTAATCAAACCTCGCCAAATAGCTGCTATTACCCAAATGTCAGGAATGGCCAACCGTCCATGCCAATGTCCTCTGCAGTGCTCAGTCGTGTGTATCCGTTCCCCTTCATTGCTGAACACCCTATGTTGTACTCGTCGTTACGACACAACATGGAGCCATGTCGTCCCCAGCCTCAGTACCCGGGAGGTCACAACTACAATGAAGACTACTCATTGTTTCAGCCTTACAACATCACTTCACTAGCCAATCCATACTACTCACAGTCGTCACCATGGTCACAACATAACTCCAGTGCCGAAAGCAACGGCCCGTTCCAGCAGTTATGA